One region of Bombyx mori chromosome 27, ASM3026992v2 genomic DNA includes:
- the LOC101745417 gene encoding plastin-2, with amino-acid sequence MADNSKLTDEELIEIREQFAQLDTSGNGYIDLKELKDALDGVGYKIPQWKVRCMIEEYYDNGGKHGRGVNGSLNGDARRNGMSLVEFEDLCANLKAQQVSSTFKQAVSKKENLEHLGGMSEASSDGTTHSVRLEEQMAFSGWINSNLEHDPDLKHLLPIDPEGKQLYEKLKDGLILCKVINHSCPDTIDERAINKKNLTLYTKHENLTLALVSSQAIGCNIVNIDAHDLAKGKPHLVLGLLWQIIRIGLFNQITLEHCPGLTELLNDQERIEDLLALSPEAILLRWVNHQLQSAGVTRRCANFQHDVADSEIYSYLLKQIAPSDAGVTLEALSESDLHRRAEIMLQQAEKLRCRAFVTPADVVAGVYKLNLAFVANLFNQHPGLQRTDDAEEYHQLDETREEKTYRNWMNSMGVAPHVNWLYSDLTDGLVIFQLYDIIKPGIVNWKKVHRQFSKLRKFMERLENCNYAVELGRALGFSLVGIAGADINEGNATLTLALIWQLMRAYTLSVLTRLANTGNPIIEKEIVQWVNNKLQSAGKQSSIRSFQDEVLADGKVVIDLIDAIKPGSINYDLVLPGGNEEENLANAKYAISMARRCGGRVYALPEDITERKPKMIMTVFACLMALDYIPTMDAPVKPSSDDAVITETVETTEMYQLVEDSGWGMPTAEKPEPPPKPDNLSPLPRSNSEESIN; translated from the exons CTGGACACTAGCGGCAATGGCTACATCGACTTGAAGGAACTGAAGGATGCTCTAGATGGCGTAGGATATAAGATTCCACAATGGAAG GTACGGTGCATGATCGAGGAGTACTACGATAATGGAGGGAAGCACGGACGAGGTGTCAACGGAAGTTTGAACGGCGACGCCAGACGGAACGGCATGTCGCTTGTGGAGTTTGAGGATCTGTGCGCCAATCTTAAAGCACAACAG GTGTCGAGCACCTTCAAGCAGGCGGTCAGTAAAAAAGAGAATTTGGAACACCTGGGAGGCATGAGCGAAGCATCAAGCGATG gTACAACGCACTCTGTACGACTCGAAGAACAGATGGCGTTTTCTGGTTGGATCAACAGTAACTTAGAACACGATCCAGACCTCAAACATCTCTTGCCGATCGATCCCGAAGGCAAGCAGCTCTACGAAAAACTCAAAGACGGACTTATTCTATG CAAAGTAATAAATCACTCGTGCCCGGACACGATAGACGAGCGAGCGATCAACAAGAAGAACCTGACGTTATACACGAAACACGAGAACTTGACTCTGGCGCTGGTCTCCTCGCAGGCCATCGGGTGTAACATCGTCAACATCGACGCTCACGATCTTGCTAAAG GCAAACCTCATCTGGTGCTCGGTCTCCTGTGGCAGATCATCCGAATTGGTCTCTTCAACCAGATAACGCTGGAGCACTGCCCCGGACTCACGGAATTGCTGAATGACCAG GAACGCATCGAGGATCTGTTGGCTCTGTCCCCGGAGGCCATCCTGCTGCGCTGGGTCAACCACCAGCTGCAGTCCGCCGGCGTCACGCGGCGCTGCGCCAACTTCCAGCACGACGTGGCCGACTCCGAGATCTACTCCTACCTGCTGAAGCAGATCGCGCCCTCCGACGCCGGCGTCACGCTCGAGGCTCTCTCG GAGTCCGATCTGCACCGTCGCGCCGAGATAATGTTGCAACAAGCGGAGAAGCTGCGGTGCCGCGCGTTCGTGACGCCCGCCGACGTGGTGGCCGGCGTCTACAAACTCAACCTGGCGTTCGTGGCCAACCTCTTCAACCAGCACCCCGGCCTCCAGCGCACCGACGACGCAGAGGAGTACCACCAGCTCGACGAGACTAGGGAAGAGAAAA CGTACCGTAACTGGATGAACTCGATGGGCGTGGCGCCGCACGTGAACTGGCTGTACTCCGACCTCACCGACGGACTCGTCATCTTCCAGCTGTACGACATCATCAAGCCGGGCATCGTCAATTGGAAGAAG GTTCACCGTCAGTTCTCGAAGCTGCGCAAGTTCATGGAGCGCCTGGAGAACTGCAACTACGCGGTGGAGCTCGGCCGCGCGCTCGGCTTCTCGCTCGTCGGCATCGCGGGCGCAGACATCAACGAGGGGAACGCCACGCTCACGCTGG CTCTGATCTGGCAACTGATGCGAGCGTACACGCTGTCGGTGCTGACCCGGCTGGCCAACACTGGCAACCCTATCATAGAGAAGGAAATCGTTCAGTGGGTCAATAATAAGCTGCAGAGCGCGGGCAAGCAGTCCTCCATTAGGAGCTTCCAG gATGAAGTACTGGCCGATGGGAAGGTCGTTATTGACTTGATCGATGCCATCAAACCGGGCTCCATCAACTACGACCTAGTGCTGCCCGGAGGCAACGAGGAG GAGAACTTGGCGAACGCTAAATACGCGATATCGATGGCTCGTCGCTGCGGCGGGCGCGTGTACGCGCTTCCCGAGGACATCACCGAACGGAAGCCCAAGATGATCATGACGGTGTTCGCCTGCCTCATGGCGCTGGACTACATACCCACCATGGACGCGCCCGTCAAGCC ATCCAGTGATGATGCTGTAATTACCGAAACAGTAGAGACTACAGAGATGTACCAACTGGTGGAGGATTCGGGCTGGGGTATGCCGACTGCTGAGAAACCAGAGCCGCCTCCAAAGCCTGATAATTTATCGCCACTGCCTAGATCTAATTCTGAGGAGTCGATTAATTAG